One Bos indicus x Bos taurus breed Angus x Brahman F1 hybrid chromosome 6, Bos_hybrid_MaternalHap_v2.0, whole genome shotgun sequence genomic window carries:
- the LOC113894774 gene encoding uncharacterized protein LOC113894774 — protein sequence MYVSRSSLLEKSAHVPKSSGEDLGVERLLCLLGGWEPGLYRLLGAFSLSWTRLRVDLRTVARDEAPLRWREESGGGTLKARLAGKGNPRGARTATERRRLQHGVGAQLSALPGALLLSALLTFPPALRGHQTAEELGGQYGRGAPARAPLPAPGALGLLPRASGVTAAARTLAGGHGTVRAPGWGSASILWPHGSPGSRARLGCLSGRFWSGAAALGWCVEDGGITGR from the exons TTCGCTCCTAGAAAAATCTGCTCATGTCCCCAAGAGCTCTGGAGAGGATCTTGGCGTAGAGAGGCTGTTGTGCCTACTGGGAGGGTGGGAGCCAGGGTTATACCGGCTCCTTGGCGCGTTTTCTCTGAGCTGGACGAGGCTGCGTGTGGACCTCCGAACCGTGGCCCGAGACGAGGCGCCCTTGCGCTGGCGGGAGGAGTCTGGAGGTGGGACCCTGAAGGCGCGCCTCGCCGGCAAAGGCAACCCGCGCGGAGCGCGCACGGCCACTGAGCGCCGGCGCCTCCAGCATGGAGTGGGAGCTCAACTTTCTGCTCTACCTGGCGCTCTTCTTCTTTCTGCTCTTCTtacttttcctcctgctcttcgTGGTCATCAAACAGCTGAAGAACTCGGTGGCCAATACGGCCGGGGCGCTCCAGCCCGGGCGCCTCTCCCTGCACCGGGAGCCTTGGGGCTTCTCCCGCGAGCAAGCGGTGTGACGGCCGCCGCGCGGACACTGGCGGGAGGGCATGGAACTGTGCGGGCACCAGGCTGGGGCTCGGCCTCGATTCTCTGGCCGCACGGCAGCCCGGGTTCTAGGGCCAGGCTCGGCTGCCTCTCTGGCAG GTTCTGGAGCGGAGCTGCTGCCCTGGGCTGGTGTGTGGAGGACGGTGGAATTACGGGCCGGTAA